GAGCTCAGTCTTCTTGGCGACCTGGGACCGCAGCATATCACCGGTAGCCTTTGAGGTTGGAGAGGGGAATGTCAGACGCACACTTTGCACAATGACTTGCAATTCAATAACGTACCAGGTGGCACACGCAGTACTTCTCCTTAAGCCGTGGCGCCTGAGTACCCTTGCCTACAACCCGATTAGAACCATGAAGCCATTATCGCAAGCGGCAACCCTTGTAAAAGACCATACCAGCACCGGGGGGTCCCATAAGGACGATGCGCATCTGCTCGGCGATAGACTTGGGCTTGGATTCGCCGCCGAGGCGGGCCTCCAACTCCTGCACACGGTTCTCAAGTTTCTCAATCATGTCTTTCAGACCGTGGACGACCTCTTCTGTGATAGGAGCCATTGCGATTACTGCCGGCTGAATTGAGCTATGACGCTATCGACCGGAGAAAGAACAAAAATAGAAAAAGgaaggagggagaggagagggagggaaaaggaatCGAGTGCCTGGCAGAGAATGGTGCTCAGTGACGGGGAAACGGAAAGGAAGGGAGGATCGGAGAACTAATTCTtggagaaaaagagatcGAAACCGGAGCATTCTCCCGCGCGTCCGAGGTTCGGGGTTTACTGGTCAAGTACAACGCTCCAGCGCCTACGAGTAGCGACTGAGTCAGGGTAACATATGAGCACATGTAATCCAGTCATTAAGACTTTCAATTCCTCAAAATGAGGCTTTCTGCATCCATAGTACATGCCGAATGATTGTTGAAGGTACACAAGTGCCGGCTGtctggcctcaggcaacaaGGCCCTAAAGTGGCTGGTGCATTAGTAGCCAAGCACAAGCCACAAAGACTACCAAAGCTCGCGTGGCTTTACAACGGAGGAGCTCCAGCGCAGAACAACAGCGGCTCCATCGTTCGCTCCGTCGTCATCATAATCCTCCTCATTCTTACTCCAATCCTCATCCCCAGATCaacttctctctctccgTCGCTTCCACAACTATTCACAGACTTCCGTGCAATCGGAAACAGCGTCTGTGATCAGTCCACGGCCTCCAGCATCTTCCCTCCTTCTGCCATCATTCTCATCTAATCAAATCAACCATGCCTGCCACCACGGCGGACACTCTCTCCCTCGTCACGCGCACCGTCACGGTAGCTCCCTTAGTCCTTCTTTCAGTCGCAGATCATTATGGACGGTCAGCCAAGGGAACTCGGAAGCGTGTTGTTGGTGTGCTGCTCGGAGAGAATTTGGGCCAGACAGTTCGAGTATCGAACAGCTTTGCAGGTGCGTCGTCTCCCAAACCGGCTTACTTATGTTCCCTGGTAGATGGACGGCAGTTCTGATGTCTCTGTCTTTTAGTTCCAttcgaggaagatgagaaggatcCCTCCGTTTGGTTCTTAGATCACAACTTCGTTGAGTCCATGCGAGACATGttcaagaagatcaacgCCCGCGAGAAGCTTGTCGGATGGTATCACTCTGGTCCTAAGTTAAGAGCCTCTGATCTTGAGATCAATGAACTCTTCAAACGATACACACCGAACCCCTTACTGGTCATTGTCGACGTCCAACCAAAGGAAGTTGGCGTTCCCACAGATGCCTATTTTGCTGTTGACGAGATCAAGGACGTAGGTTGACCCCATGCGATGCCCTTGTGAGCTCTTCAATCGTATCCAACTAATTGGTTCGCTCGCTCTACATAGGATGGCACAACAACGTCCAGAACATTTGTCCATACCCCTTCAGtgatcgaggccgaggaggctgaggaaATTGGTGTTGAACACCTGCTTCGAGACATCAGGGATGTTGCCGTTGGAACTCTTTCAACACGCATAACATCGCAGCTTCAGTCGCTGCAGGGTCTGCACTTGCGCCTGCGTGATATCGGCCAATATCTCCAGAAGGTCCTTGATCACGAGCTGCCGGTCAACCATGCTATCCTTGGCAATCTTCAGGATGTGttcaatcttcttcccaACCTATCTACTCCAGCAGCAACGTCGCGTCTAAGTGGGTCGGAACCTCAGATGGAAAATAGTGAATTAGCGCGGGCGATGAGCATAAAGACCAACGATCAACTGATGGCCATCTATATCAGCAGCTTGATTCGTGCTATCACTGCCTTCCACGATTTGATTGAGAACAAGATTCAGAACcgacaacaacaagaagagaacgaaTCAAAGAAGGAGCAAGAAGCAAATGCTGCCAAAGGTGATAAGGAAGGTGCGAAGAAGGCGAATGGCATGAACGGCGAGCCAAAGGAGGATCAGgagaagtccaagaagaagagctaGAAGTGTCATTCAACAATGGCACAACTGACATTGACATTAAACATTTTCAGTTTATGCATGGAAGTGCATATTACGATAATCTGAGAATCGATCTCGGCCCGAGCTTGTACCAAGCGAGCTCGAGCAGTTTTGGAAACATTCATCCCTTTGTGATATAACACGCCATCGGATGCTGGACTGTAGACAAGCCAGAAATCTCTTTAGTGGATACTTCCCTCAAGTTCTTTCTGGAAGTATTTATTGCGTCGCCATTAAAAGTTTCAAGCTTGAGGCTTTCCCTGACATGTCTGGCATTTGCGTCACAAGGAAATGCCCAATTCCAGGCAAATGGACAGACAGGCAGGCAGGCACAGCTGAAGGGCCTTGCTGAAATAATGGTCTGAATGCCTCTTAGAGGTGAAGTAATTTCTGTATCATAGCACCGTAGCGCCTCCCCAAGACAGAGGCGTAGGGACATCTGGGGATC
The DNA window shown above is from Aspergillus fumigatus Af293 chromosome 1, whole genome shotgun sequence and carries:
- the rpn8 gene encoding proteasome regulatory particle lid subunit RPN8 translates to MPATTADTLSLVTRTVTVAPLVLLSVADHYGRSAKGTRKRVVGVLLGENLGQTVRVSNSFAVPFEEDEKDPSVWFLDHNFVESMRDMFKKINAREKLVGWYHSGPKLRASDLEINELFKRYTPNPLLVIVDVQPKEVGVPTDAYFAVDEIKDDGTTTSRTFVHTPSVIEAEEAEEIGVEHLLRDIRDVAVGTLSTRITSQLQSLQGLHLRLRDIGQYLQKVLDHELPVNHAILGNLQDVFNLLPNLSTPAATSRLSGSEPQMENSELARAMSIKTNDQLMAIYISSLIRAITAFHDLIENKIQNRQQQEENESKKEQEANAAKGDKEGAKKANGMNGEPKEDQEKSKKKS